In Coregonus clupeaformis isolate EN_2021a chromosome 7, ASM2061545v1, whole genome shotgun sequence, one genomic interval encodes:
- the LOC121570490 gene encoding arylamine N-acetyltransferase 2-like, which translates to MDVQKYLLRIGYAGPALPTPTLDALQRVHCCQLRTVPFENLTIHSGGRVRLDLPHLYDKIVNHRRGGFCFENNGLFSWFLSEMGFEVTILAGQVRNAITGRYGPPNDHLISMVMLEGHRWLSDVGFGGSGFEFPMSLETEEPQKQGHRVYRIRQEGEMRFLEWQDEEKRETGLWTELYKFTLDTRCREDFIEMCDYHQSSPSSIFFCKSLCSILKPTGRLTYMGHRLITTKFPSEEGGNVTKTTRELTEEEIPDILKEEFGIVLESPLVPKDEAITPPPIMY; encoded by the coding sequence ATGGATGTTCAGAAGTATTTGCTACGCATTGGGTACGCGGGACCAGCTTTGCCAACGCCGACCCTGGACGCGCTCCAGCGTGTACACTGCTGTCAACTGAGGACTGTCCCGTTCGAGAACCTCACCATCCACAGCGGGGGGCGCGTCCGACTCGACCTCCCGCACCTCTATGATAAAATTGTTAACCACCGCCGCGGAGGGTTCTGCTTCGAGAATAACGGGCTGTTCTCCTGGTTTCTGTCAGAAATGGGATTCGAGGTCACCATCCTAGCGGGACAGGTGAGAAACGCCATCACAGGGCGGTATGGCCCGCCGAACGACCACTTAATCTCAATGGTGATGCTCGAGGGGCACCGGTGGCTGAGTGACGTGGGATTTGGTGGGTCAGGGTTCGAGTTCCCCATGTCCTTAGAGACTGAAGAACCCCAGAAGCAGGGCCACAGAGTGTACAGGATCAGACAAGAGGGAGAGATGCGCTTTCTGGAGTGGCaagatgaagagaagagagaaactgGGCTCTGGACTGAGCTATACAAGTTCACTCTGGATACACGCTGCAGAGAAGACTTCATAGAGATGTGTGACTACCATCAGAGCTCCCCTAGCTCCATCTTCTTCTGTAAGTCTCTCTGCTCCATCCTGAAGCCCACCGGGAGGCTCACCTACATGGGCCACAGACTCATCACCACCAAGTTTCCCTCAGAGGAAGGAGGGAATGTGACTAAAACTACCAGAGAGCTGACTGAGGAAGAGATTCCTGACATACTAAAGGAGGAGTTCGGAATCGTGCTGGAATCTCCACTTGTCCCAAAGGATGAAGCTATCACACCACCCCCCATCATGTATTAA